In a single window of the Candidatus Zixiibacteriota bacterium genome:
- a CDS encoding HIT domain-containing protein, translated as MATIFERIIRREIPAKIFHEDDEVIVIADHHPRAQVHLLIIPKTVTHNFYETDAVVLSMLNTKVKMIADKLGLSDHFRVIINNGYCQEIDHLHYHFLSDRGADRLSWLEE; from the coding sequence ATGGCTACTATATTTGAGCGTATAATTCGACGGGAAATACCGGCAAAGATTTTTCATGAGGACGACGAAGTTATCGTCATCGCCGATCACCATCCTCGGGCGCAGGTGCATTTGCTAATCATTCCGAAGACTGTAACACATAATTTCTATGAGACCGATGCAGTTGTACTATCAATGCTGAACACTAAGGTCAAGATGATTGCCGACAAGCTGGGTTTGTCAGATCATTTTCGGGTGATTATCAACAATGGATATTGCCAGGAGATAGACCATCTTCATTACCATTTTCTCTCAGACCGAGGAGCCGACAGGCTGAGTTGGCTGGAGGAATGA
- a CDS encoding T9SS type A sorting domain-containing protein, producing the protein MKRSNMLVIITIILLAPSLVFAAAANNFMAGKAVSKDASTIVIPLSITNEANLAGIDIPLQFSEGVTLKAVTFENTRTEYFDLKLANINNDNNTVVIGLLPQMTPTFKPTLAAGTGPVANLVFEINDVNVDEIKLDAIVLRDPGHTLCYVYQDKVAGTTQMRMERPEFETVTVALSNVAPDSPDMPTKFSLGQNYPNPYNPTTMIAYDVPSASHVTLSVFNVLGQEVATLVDMDKEAGSYQVEFDGSGIASGVYFYRISADNFSQTKKMVLVK; encoded by the coding sequence ATGAAACGCTCAAACATGCTGGTGATCATTACGATCATATTGCTGGCGCCTTCGCTGGTCTTTGCAGCAGCGGCCAACAACTTCATGGCTGGCAAAGCTGTCTCAAAAGACGCCAGTACGATAGTAATACCGCTAAGTATTACTAACGAAGCCAATCTGGCAGGAATCGATATTCCACTACAGTTCTCGGAGGGCGTTACGTTGAAAGCGGTAACGTTTGAGAACACACGGACGGAGTATTTTGATCTGAAGCTTGCCAATATCAACAATGATAACAATACGGTTGTTATTGGTCTACTTCCGCAGATGACTCCTACTTTCAAGCCCACCCTGGCCGCTGGAACTGGTCCAGTAGCCAACCTGGTCTTCGAAATTAACGATGTCAATGTGGATGAAATCAAGCTTGATGCCATAGTACTGAGGGACCCGGGGCACACGCTGTGCTATGTGTACCAGGACAAGGTGGCCGGAACTACGCAAATGCGTATGGAACGGCCGGAGTTCGAAACTGTAACCGTGGCTCTGTCAAATGTGGCTCCGGATTCTCCGGATATGCCCACAAAATTCAGCCTGGGTCAAAACTACCCTAACCCATACAACCCAACTACAATGATCGCTTACGATGTGCCCTCGGCATCCCATGTGACATTGTCGGTGTTCAATGTCCTGGGGCAGGAAGTTGCTACCCTCGTTGATATGGACAAGGAAGCTGGTTCCTATCAGGTCGAATTCGATGGATCAGGTATCGCAAGTGGTGTGTACTTCTATCGCATCTCTGCCGACAACTTCTCCCAGACCAAAAAGATGGTTTTGGTGAAGTAA
- a CDS encoding ABC transporter permease gives MFTAINNWLKHFAHELQGQFFFALKAVAAIFSRPFYLTETIEQMHYVGVGSVYLVVLTGVFAGQGFALAFSAELADFGAKNYLGRIMAIAIIRELGPVLAGLMVAARVAAGITAEIGAMKSSNQIDAMVAFGVDPMKKLVVPRLIALVMMLPVLTVICDFISLLGGWVIAHFIAHVTTTMYWSAVRERLTFGNLFIGQLKPVVFSFIIAFIACYKGFTSVGGTKGVGRATTESVVLSSITILVVNFFITKIVFSVIKGYL, from the coding sequence ATTTTTACCGCTATCAACAACTGGCTAAAACATTTCGCACACGAGTTACAGGGCCAGTTCTTCTTTGCTCTGAAAGCCGTAGCGGCGATATTCAGTCGGCCGTTTTACTTGACCGAGACCATCGAACAGATGCATTACGTTGGAGTGGGGTCCGTGTATCTCGTGGTCCTGACCGGTGTTTTTGCCGGCCAGGGTTTTGCGCTGGCTTTCTCGGCCGAGTTGGCTGATTTTGGCGCCAAGAATTACCTCGGCCGCATCATGGCTATTGCTATTATTCGCGAGTTGGGACCGGTTCTAGCGGGACTGATGGTCGCTGCCAGGGTAGCCGCCGGCATAACGGCGGAAATCGGTGCCATGAAATCATCCAACCAGATAGACGCCATGGTTGCCTTTGGCGTTGATCCGATGAAGAAACTGGTTGTGCCTCGCCTGATTGCTTTAGTTATGATGCTGCCGGTTTTAACTGTCATCTGTGATTTCATCTCCCTTTTGGGAGGATGGGTCATCGCTCACTTCATAGCACACGTAACCACAACCATGTACTGGTCAGCGGTGCGGGAACGGCTGACTTTCGGCAACCTGTTCATCGGTCAGCTCAAACCAGTTGTCTTCTCCTTTATTATAGCCTTCATCGCCTGTTATAAGGGGTTCACGTCGGTAGGGGGCACCAAGGGTGTTGGCCGGGCCACCACCGAGTCCGTGGTGCTTTCATCAATTACTATCCTGGTTGTGAACTTCTTCATTACCAAGATCGTTTTCTCCGTCATCAAAGGCTATTTATGA
- a CDS encoding ATP-binding cassette domain-containing protein → MIELRNIHFSYSDRPILKNVSFTVGDDEALVIMGPSGSGKSTILRLILGLECPQQGELLIDGANVCTMREKDRRKLRKKIGMVFQAGALFDSLTVGENVGYYLIEHSQLRHREIFEKVMEMLGFVGLDADEVIDKLPEELSGGMRRRVAIGRALLSTDPKIMLYDEPTTGLDPRATEKILDLIGKLHSEKPIASIMVTHQIVDALTMADRFVVIADGELAFDGNREQLHTSTNRRVKEFLKPFLTSFADVARQHFVTGVDVNEGPSGP, encoded by the coding sequence ATGATCGAACTGCGTAACATCCACTTCTCCTACTCCGACCGGCCTATCCTCAAGAATGTGTCCTTCACTGTCGGCGATGATGAGGCGCTGGTCATCATGGGTCCCTCCGGTTCAGGCAAATCGACTATCCTGCGTCTGATCCTGGGGCTTGAATGTCCGCAGCAGGGAGAGCTACTCATTGACGGCGCGAACGTTTGCACTATGAGAGAGAAGGACCGAAGGAAGCTCCGTAAGAAAATCGGTATGGTCTTTCAAGCCGGAGCTCTGTTCGACTCTTTGACGGTCGGAGAAAACGTCGGTTATTACCTGATCGAACACTCGCAACTACGACATAGAGAGATATTCGAGAAGGTCATGGAAATGCTCGGCTTTGTGGGCTTGGATGCGGACGAAGTAATCGACAAACTGCCTGAGGAGCTTTCGGGCGGCATGCGAAGGCGGGTGGCGATCGGAAGAGCCTTGTTATCGACCGACCCGAAAATTATGCTCTATGACGAACCTACCACCGGTCTTGATCCCCGTGCAACGGAGAAGATTCTCGACCTGATCGGGAAGCTGCATTCTGAAAAACCGATTGCCTCTATCATGGTTACCCATCAAATTGTAGATGCCCTGACTATGGCCGACCGGTTTGTGGTCATAGCCGACGGTGAACTGGCTTTTGACGGCAACCGAGAGCAATTGCACACCAGCACTAATCGCCGAGTGAAGGAATTCCTTAAACCTTTCCTGACTTCCTTCGCTGACGTAGCGCGGCAGCATTTTGTAACTGGAGTAGATGTAAACGAAGGACCCTCCGGCCCGTAA
- a CDS encoding MCE family protein, which produces MKKSTDIKWGNLKVGLILSFAVIVMFWASLGGGGTSIWDAKVKFKCFFSSVNGLVPGAPVWMAGVEVGNVRSVRFVNLDARRKVEIVCRIKRDVWPMMTEDTKVQLGTIGFLGDKYVEILPGTKGLPILEEYATVPVVSAADIETLFKTGEETIGDARAVVNGLDTLLNRMNRGDGTLGQLATNDELYVSMAALLERLTSLTADLQKNQERIMVSIEKTANSVETLTNQVNTSQGTVGKLINDPKLYDNLNAVSSRLDSIVNKINTAEGSLGLMVSDTGLYVEMTNLMIRVGNLVTDIEKNPGKYFKFSVF; this is translated from the coding sequence ATGAAAAAGTCTACTGATATCAAATGGGGTAATCTCAAAGTAGGATTGATCCTTTCCTTTGCCGTAATCGTCATGTTCTGGGCTTCTCTCGGTGGCGGCGGGACATCGATCTGGGATGCTAAGGTCAAGTTCAAATGCTTTTTCAGCAGCGTCAACGGACTCGTGCCGGGCGCTCCGGTCTGGATGGCCGGCGTTGAAGTCGGTAATGTCCGTAGCGTAAGATTCGTGAACCTCGACGCCAGGCGCAAAGTGGAGATTGTCTGCCGGATCAAAAGGGATGTCTGGCCGATGATGACCGAAGACACTAAAGTGCAACTGGGAACGATCGGTTTCCTGGGCGACAAGTACGTCGAGATCCTCCCCGGTACCAAGGGACTACCCATCCTGGAGGAATATGCTACGGTACCGGTGGTATCCGCGGCTGATATCGAAACTCTGTTCAAAACGGGCGAAGAGACTATCGGAGATGCTCGTGCAGTTGTTAATGGACTCGATACACTTCTGAATCGGATGAATCGCGGCGACGGCACCTTAGGACAGCTGGCGACCAATGATGAATTGTACGTCAGTATGGCAGCCCTCCTTGAGCGTCTGACTTCTCTGACTGCTGATCTGCAAAAGAATCAGGAGCGGATCATGGTCTCAATAGAGAAAACAGCCAATTCGGTTGAGACACTGACCAACCAGGTCAACACCAGTCAGGGGACAGTCGGCAAGTTGATCAACGACCCAAAACTGTATGACAATCTCAATGCTGTGTCCTCGCGTCTCGACAGCATCGTCAATAAGATCAACACGGCAGAAGGATCGTTGGGATTGATGGTCAGTGATACGGGACTGTATGTCGAGATGACCAACTTGATGATCCGCGTAGGCAACCTCGTCACCGACATCGAAAAGAATCCCGGCAAGTACTTCAAGTTCTCAGTATTTTAG
- a CDS encoding S8 family peptidase, which produces MRNITLLLLLIGMILPNAKSAPDLSNIIDPEISEIVSQLSPDEVVHVELAIAGGVVASELIEEMDRLCSTLHERRLYGLRKLRQIAENTQRDILSYLQILEESGLAANVQSHWLTNTISVDLAASQVNEVSAEAGVQRVFQYPEYHQMVPEFIREDQSRKSGAQLSVEPNVSYIGADSAWALGYTGEGRIVCVFDASGVDGSHPALYDNWKGHDGNPRAACRNCDFPTAHTSHGTLLAGIMIGHDDSTGDTIGVAPGAQWIFGGFAGWEWAADPDEDPNTTADMPDVINISMLTNTGCYDRWWDQIDMVEALGIVVVNSAGNYGPGPMTVGSPATRADDSLTNFAVGSIDHRNSEVYISSGRGPSSCDSVSIKPNLCAPGAYVRSSIVDGGYMITGGTSVASPHVAGAIAILRQFAPNTTAREIKEALLAGATPRGTPYPNNDYGWGILNIVKSMEFLERAHLIPSTHKLEQNYPNPFNSTTTIEYYLSEDSHVTMTIYNILGQHVRTIVDGRKGTGYNVAVWDGNDERSNSVSSGVYLYELKAGSTKLSRKMVFLK; this is translated from the coding sequence ATGCGCAACATTACACTCCTTCTGCTACTCATTGGGATGATTCTACCGAATGCAAAGTCTGCTCCTGATTTGTCAAACATAATAGATCCGGAAATCTCTGAAATTGTAAGCCAACTTTCTCCGGATGAAGTTGTGCATGTTGAATTGGCTATTGCGGGAGGAGTTGTTGCCTCAGAGCTAATTGAGGAAATGGACCGTCTTTGTTCAACGCTCCATGAACGGCGGTTGTATGGTCTCAGAAAACTAAGACAGATAGCAGAAAATACCCAGCGGGACATTCTGAGCTATCTTCAGATTCTAGAGGAATCCGGCTTGGCGGCGAATGTACAAAGCCATTGGCTGACGAATACAATATCAGTTGATTTGGCTGCTTCCCAGGTGAATGAAGTATCCGCTGAGGCCGGTGTTCAGAGAGTATTTCAATATCCTGAGTATCATCAAATGGTACCGGAATTCATTCGCGAAGATCAATCACGAAAGAGCGGAGCTCAGTTGAGTGTGGAACCAAACGTATCATATATAGGTGCCGACTCAGCATGGGCGTTGGGATACACAGGAGAAGGTCGAATCGTTTGCGTCTTTGATGCATCTGGAGTCGATGGCAGTCATCCAGCCCTGTATGACAATTGGAAAGGTCATGATGGGAATCCCAGAGCAGCCTGTAGGAATTGCGATTTTCCTACGGCTCATACGTCACATGGTACTCTTCTTGCCGGGATCATGATAGGTCATGATGATAGTACGGGAGACACAATTGGAGTCGCCCCAGGTGCACAGTGGATATTCGGAGGTTTCGCCGGTTGGGAATGGGCCGCAGATCCCGATGAAGACCCCAACACCACAGCGGACATGCCGGACGTCATCAATATTAGTATGCTCACAAACACCGGCTGTTATGATCGATGGTGGGATCAGATTGACATGGTTGAAGCCCTTGGTATTGTTGTCGTTAATTCTGCCGGAAACTATGGACCCGGTCCTATGACAGTCGGAAGTCCAGCAACACGAGCAGACGATTCTCTCACGAATTTCGCAGTAGGTTCCATTGATCATCGAAACTCAGAGGTCTACATCTCTTCAGGGAGGGGACCGTCCTCATGCGACTCGGTATCGATCAAACCGAATCTGTGTGCTCCAGGTGCATATGTCAGGTCATCCATCGTAGACGGTGGATACATGATCACAGGGGGAACATCCGTTGCGTCTCCGCATGTGGCCGGTGCCATAGCAATCCTCCGGCAGTTTGCACCGAACACGACCGCCCGCGAGATTAAGGAAGCTTTGCTTGCCGGCGCAACTCCACGAGGAACGCCTTACCCCAACAACGACTATGGCTGGGGAATCCTCAACATTGTGAAATCGATGGAGTTCTTGGAGAGAGCACACCTCATCCCATCGACTCACAAGCTGGAGCAGAACTACCCAAATCCATTCAACAGTACCACGACAATTGAATACTATCTGTCAGAAGATTCGCATGTAACAATGACCATATATAACATTCTGGGTCAACATGTGAGGACAATCGTTGATGGAAGAAAGGGAACTGGTTACAATGTAGCAGTGTGGGATGGTAATGATGAAAGAAGTAACAGTGTTTCCTCTGGTGTATATCTCTATGAACTAAAGGCCGGTAGTACGAAGCTCTCCAGAAAGATGGTCTTCTTGAAATGA
- a CDS encoding WYL domain-containing protein: MQPEIEISAYLREQTFVAFDTETTGLWAPANRVIEIGAVKFRCGQSETEVFESLVNPKRSIPPESIRVHGITDDMLVDAPEAAGVIADFMSFCSPDSILIAHNAPFDISFVGCELERAELDFGENTILDTVDLFQRYVPGLSSYSLLGLARHYSIAETQDHRALGDAVLVQKLFELIAPKFGNIKKKSDFSHMASTYAMDDWRAQQADLPQEHSELNRARDEKLRVHIVYQTPSNQPTTRVIRPEHFYQLGEIYYINAYCERARGERTFRLDRIGEFKVIE; encoded by the coding sequence ATGCAACCAGAGATTGAAATCAGCGCGTACCTCAGAGAGCAGACGTTTGTAGCGTTTGACACCGAGACCACAGGACTTTGGGCTCCAGCCAATAGGGTAATCGAGATTGGGGCGGTGAAGTTCCGGTGCGGACAGTCCGAGACAGAGGTTTTCGAGTCACTGGTAAATCCCAAGAGATCAATTCCGCCAGAGTCAATTCGAGTTCATGGCATTACCGATGATATGTTAGTGGATGCTCCTGAGGCGGCCGGAGTGATAGCAGATTTCATGTCATTTTGCAGTCCGGATTCTATATTGATTGCCCACAATGCGCCGTTTGATATTTCGTTTGTTGGGTGTGAACTTGAACGGGCGGAACTGGATTTCGGTGAAAATACAATTCTCGATACCGTCGATCTTTTTCAAAGGTATGTTCCGGGGTTGTCTTCGTACTCATTGTTGGGATTGGCACGTCATTATTCCATAGCCGAAACTCAGGATCACCGGGCGCTGGGAGATGCGGTACTGGTTCAAAAACTGTTTGAATTGATTGCGCCGAAGTTTGGCAACATCAAGAAAAAGTCTGACTTCTCACATATGGCTTCGACCTATGCTATGGATGATTGGCGGGCGCAACAGGCTGATTTACCCCAGGAACACTCCGAGTTGAATCGGGCCAGAGATGAAAAACTGCGAGTGCATATTGTGTACCAGACTCCTTCCAACCAGCCCACGACACGGGTGATCCGACCGGAGCATTTCTACCAATTGGGCGAGATATACTATATTAATGCCTATTGCGAACGTGCCCGCGGCGAGCGAACGTTCCGCCTCGACCGCATTGGGGAATTCAAAGTCATCGAGTAG
- a CDS encoding aromatic amino acid ammonia-lyase, protein MALILNGSGLTIDKLVKVARHYEPVELSADALARIEKCRTMLEKKIEAHEIMYGVNTGIGEFSEVVLDDNQIEDFQKYLIYNHSAGIGDPAPIEYVRGAMTGRINVHAHGNSGVRPEITQTLVAMLNKGVTPFVCQKGSVGACGDLAPMAQIALLMMGEGKAYYEGELLDGKTAMEKAGIPIPGLQARDGLAVINGSNLLTAMSAIFLHDAARWLKQAEIGCAMSLEALKANMKPYSARLHEVRGFKGAVRSAEAIRKLVAGGDLAEGKVKCKVQDAYSMRSTPQVIGAAHDALAYARSQVEIELNGVGDNPIFFPDEGIQISGANFQGTPVALPMDMAGIAITMVSIISERRMNRLNNPALSVGLPPFLTKGAGMFSGLMLSQYTADSLIVEQRILSAPASVQSIPAAADQEDFVSMGMNTALKNFQILDNACGILGIEIMAAAQALDFRDYGFGKGVTKAYEVVRRHVDFLDIDRPLYPDHTKMQQVIRSGEILIEVEKEIGSLE, encoded by the coding sequence ATGGCCTTAATACTGAACGGTTCCGGCCTGACCATCGACAAACTGGTCAAAGTAGCCCGACACTATGAACCGGTGGAACTATCTGCCGACGCTCTGGCCCGGATTGAAAAATGCCGGACTATGCTCGAAAAGAAAATCGAAGCCCATGAAATCATGTACGGCGTCAATACCGGTATCGGTGAGTTCTCCGAGGTCGTACTGGATGATAACCAGATAGAGGATTTCCAGAAATACCTCATCTATAACCATTCAGCCGGAATTGGCGATCCAGCCCCGATAGAGTATGTGCGCGGGGCAATGACGGGCCGAATCAATGTTCACGCTCACGGCAACTCCGGCGTCCGTCCCGAGATAACCCAGACGCTGGTCGCAATGCTCAACAAAGGTGTGACACCTTTCGTTTGTCAGAAGGGTTCTGTCGGAGCTTGTGGTGATCTTGCCCCTATGGCGCAGATAGCCCTGTTGATGATGGGCGAAGGCAAAGCCTACTATGAAGGTGAGTTGCTTGACGGCAAGACGGCTATGGAGAAAGCCGGAATTCCAATTCCGGGTTTACAGGCTCGTGATGGTCTGGCTGTCATTAATGGCTCGAATCTCCTCACCGCCATGAGCGCTATCTTCCTCCACGATGCAGCCCGATGGCTCAAACAGGCCGAGATCGGTTGCGCTATGTCGCTTGAAGCACTCAAAGCCAACATGAAGCCATACAGTGCCAGACTGCATGAGGTGCGTGGTTTCAAGGGAGCTGTTCGGAGCGCAGAGGCAATCCGAAAACTCGTGGCCGGTGGAGATCTGGCTGAGGGAAAAGTCAAATGCAAGGTCCAGGATGCCTACTCGATGCGCTCTACACCTCAAGTTATTGGTGCGGCTCACGATGCCCTCGCGTATGCGCGTTCACAGGTTGAGATCGAACTCAACGGTGTCGGCGACAACCCGATCTTCTTCCCCGACGAAGGTATACAAATATCAGGAGCGAACTTCCAGGGAACGCCGGTTGCGCTGCCGATGGACATGGCCGGTATCGCCATCACTATGGTAAGCATCATTTCTGAGCGAAGGATGAACCGACTCAACAACCCGGCGCTCAGCGTTGGCCTGCCCCCTTTCCTGACCAAAGGGGCCGGCATGTTCTCCGGTCTCATGCTCAGCCAATACACCGCCGATAGCCTTATCGTCGAACAGCGAATCCTGTCGGCACCGGCTTCAGTGCAATCAATACCGGCCGCAGCCGACCAGGAGGATTTCGTCTCGATGGGCATGAATACCGCCCTGAAGAACTTCCAAATTCTTGATAACGCTTGTGGAATTCTCGGTATTGAAATAATGGCTGCCGCTCAGGCCCTCGATTTCCGTGATTATGGCTTCGGAAAGGGTGTTACCAAAGCATACGAAGTAGTGCGCCGTCACGTCGATTTCCTCGATATTGACCGACCTCTCTACCCTGATCATACGAAGATGCAACAGGTCATTCGCTCCGGCGAAATCCTGATAGAAGTAGAGAAAGAAATCGGCTCGCTGGAGTAA
- the rplU gene encoding 50S ribosomal protein L21, whose translation MYAVFEVSGVQFTAQEGDVLKVPLQKADPGSKFNIEQVLLVKNQDSTLIGTPTVADAKIEAEIMSEGKSDKVLIYKYKRRTKYRRTQGHRQKYTEIKINKIVSPGN comes from the coding sequence ATGTACGCCGTTTTTGAAGTTTCCGGAGTCCAGTTTACAGCTCAGGAAGGTGATGTCCTGAAAGTTCCCTTACAGAAAGCTGACCCGGGAAGTAAATTTAACATTGAGCAAGTCCTGCTTGTCAAAAATCAGGATAGTACTCTTATTGGTACTCCGACCGTAGCCGATGCAAAAATCGAAGCCGAAATCATGAGTGAAGGCAAGTCTGACAAAGTGCTTATTTATAAGTATAAACGTCGCACGAAGTACCGTCGTACCCAGGGTCATCGCCAAAAATACACGGAAATCAAGATCAACAAGATCGTATCACCTGGCAATTAG
- the bamA gene encoding outer membrane protein assembly factor BamA → MTSICRQRARIALVCCIFLLVGATIGSAQQVYQVVDVSVEGNRVATRSLIVGVSSLDVGTSLTPTAIAETIRRLYGLGMFSDVRIDAEPVTGGVKVYIIVAELPKLVGLEFSGNKKINTKDLREELKLGVGGYISPYLVQEKKNAILETYAEKGYFRANIIPNLNFNSDSSEAILSFQIEERSKVKVETVTLTGNKRVKADKLISQMRNRKRGFLKSSDFAQDKYEEDLQKVIVEYHKRGFIDAHLVSDSIAIDSVRNRMTIFLDVYEGPKYYFGEVTLNGNEELPDNALMSVMKFKAGDVFDIEKYEESWNELGSAYYEIGHLHVRIADERHTRTDSIVDVQYEISEGVPSHVNLVNIIGNRKTKEKVIRRELSVRPGQKFSRTRLIRSVRDVMALNFFTNAEPIPLNLPNGDVDIEFQIEEKQTGQISAGAGYNSQDKVVGTFGMGIPNFRGNGQNLSFNVEFGKLRNSFSVSFTEPWFMGRPTLMGVNAFATNRRWYDDYTEGRTGGSIRLGRRLQWPDNYFRIYATYALERNRFFDFDETYLDQNSYKSHHYYDDPTTADTPYDVALDQTVHGPYPGSIIRYGDDTHTASRIAISLIRDSRNLPEFATAGSMISYRVENTGGVMGGYWKYQKHSISLAKFIPLFGNIALAAKVHYGVVTSPAGDNRILISDRFTPGGTSYTGIVRGYDDGSLTPDSMVTQSDTTFFYSDPNAIAGLDPAQDTTFSNYSTRVRGKYMLTTNIELQIPISQHQLYALLFFDAGNSWLNRSDIRPFRDVYRSVGLGFRIVVPAIGTIGFDFGYALDDVTGQDKGWKPHFQMGTTFR, encoded by the coding sequence TTGACTTCCATATGTAGACAGAGAGCACGGATTGCCCTGGTCTGCTGCATATTTCTGCTGGTCGGAGCTACTATTGGCTCGGCCCAACAGGTGTATCAGGTCGTCGATGTTAGCGTCGAGGGGAATCGGGTAGCAACACGCTCGCTAATAGTCGGCGTGTCATCGCTTGATGTTGGTACTTCTCTGACTCCTACTGCTATCGCCGAAACTATCAGGCGTCTTTACGGCTTGGGGATGTTTTCCGATGTTCGTATTGATGCCGAGCCGGTCACAGGCGGAGTCAAGGTATATATTATTGTCGCTGAGCTGCCCAAACTGGTCGGTCTCGAATTCTCTGGCAACAAGAAGATCAATACCAAGGACCTGAGAGAAGAACTGAAGCTCGGCGTTGGTGGATACATTTCCCCCTATCTTGTCCAGGAAAAGAAGAACGCAATACTTGAAACCTATGCAGAAAAGGGCTACTTCCGGGCCAATATCATCCCGAACCTCAACTTCAATTCCGACTCTTCCGAAGCAATCCTGAGTTTCCAAATCGAAGAACGCTCCAAAGTCAAAGTCGAGACAGTCACCCTGACCGGTAACAAACGGGTCAAAGCCGATAAACTGATCAGTCAGATGCGTAATCGGAAGCGAGGATTCCTGAAAAGCTCTGACTTCGCTCAGGATAAGTACGAAGAAGACCTTCAGAAAGTGATCGTCGAGTATCACAAGCGGGGATTTATCGACGCCCATCTTGTTTCCGACTCCATCGCTATCGACTCAGTCCGCAACCGTATGACCATATTTCTGGACGTGTACGAGGGCCCTAAATACTATTTCGGTGAAGTCACTCTCAACGGTAACGAGGAATTGCCGGACAATGCGCTTATGAGCGTCATGAAGTTCAAAGCTGGTGATGTTTTTGATATAGAGAAGTATGAAGAATCCTGGAATGAATTGGGTTCCGCCTACTATGAGATCGGACACCTCCATGTTCGTATAGCTGACGAACGTCATACGCGCACCGATTCGATTGTCGATGTTCAGTATGAGATTAGCGAGGGCGTGCCATCGCACGTCAACCTGGTGAACATCATAGGCAACCGTAAGACCAAAGAGAAAGTCATCCGCAGGGAACTGTCGGTACGACCAGGCCAGAAGTTCAGCCGAACGCGTCTGATTCGCTCGGTGCGTGATGTCATGGCTCTGAATTTCTTCACCAATGCCGAGCCTATTCCGCTAAACCTGCCAAATGGTGATGTTGATATTGAGTTTCAAATCGAAGAGAAACAAACCGGCCAGATTTCGGCCGGGGCCGGGTATAACAGTCAGGATAAAGTAGTCGGTACTTTCGGCATGGGTATCCCGAACTTTCGGGGTAATGGACAAAACCTGTCGTTCAATGTCGAGTTTGGTAAACTCCGCAATTCTTTCTCGGTTTCCTTCACTGAACCATGGTTCATGGGCCGCCCAACTCTTATGGGTGTAAATGCTTTTGCTACAAATCGACGCTGGTATGACGACTACACCGAAGGACGTACCGGCGGCTCGATTCGTCTGGGACGACGGTTACAGTGGCCCGACAATTACTTCCGAATCTATGCCACATACGCGCTGGAACGGAACCGCTTCTTTGACTTTGACGAAACATACCTCGACCAGAATTCCTACAAATCACACCACTACTATGATGACCCGACCACAGCCGACACGCCCTACGACGTCGCCCTCGACCAAACGGTTCACGGTCCGTATCCCGGTTCGATAATTCGCTATGGCGATGATACCCATACAGCCTCCAGAATCGCCATCTCCTTGATCCGTGATTCTCGTAATCTGCCTGAGTTCGCTACCGCAGGATCAATGATCTCATACCGAGTAGAAAACACTGGCGGTGTCATGGGGGGTTACTGGAAATATCAGAAACACAGCATCTCGCTAGCCAAGTTTATACCATTGTTTGGTAACATCGCTCTGGCAGCCAAGGTCCATTACGGAGTCGTTACTTCGCCCGCTGGAGACAACCGTATCCTGATCTCAGATCGGTTCACTCCCGGAGGAACGAGCTATACGGGTATAGTACGCGGGTACGACGACGGCAGCCTTACTCCGGATTCGATGGTGACGCAATCCGACACTACTTTTTTCTACAGTGACCCCAACGCCATAGCAGGCCTCGACCCGGCTCAGGATACAACTTTTAGCAACTATAGCACTCGCGTTCGGGGCAAGTACATGCTGACCACCAATATCGAATTGCAAATACCGATTTCCCAACACCAACTGTATGCCTTGCTGTTTTTCGATGCTGGCAACTCGTGGCTGAATCGCTCCGACATACGGCCATTTCGAGATGTCTACCGCAGTGTTGGTCTTGGTTTTAGAATTGTGGTGCCAGCTATCGGCACAATCGGGTTTGATTTCGGCTACGCCCTGGATGACGTCACTGGACAAGACAAGGGGTGGAAACCGCATTTCCAGATGGGAACAACGTTCAGATAA